The following proteins come from a genomic window of Pirellula staleyi DSM 6068:
- a CDS encoding CehA/McbA family metallohydrolase, which translates to MDPAAPYAPSIRRALALPKVVIMPKLPPLLLRHFCWAFCLPLVLLLGAGLRESCAQSNTGELEIRAVDATTGEPLAVRMHLKDQKGKTVKPPKVPFWNDHFVFHGIIILKLPVGNYTFEMERGPEYKFRSGYFTIDRGATDNKTVEMHRFIDMKKEGWWSGDLSVYRPAADMDLLMRAEDLHLAVVSPPPAATASKNAPEAAPREMKIETFGEDRIVAYTGQVDARSTGAILSIDAKETAVFPKENSEYPSTLSLARQLEESGSTTLLAESATSWDLPVWVASGTLDGILVAGPHLIRDPLTAGKWQPAGKPLDTLLYPGRQGSGRWASMAYYHLLNCGLRIPPAAGSGTGKSPNPLGYSRVYVHCGEKFTYESWWENFRKGRCIITNGPMIQPKVNGQLPGHVFTAEQGETVALKISLNLSTREKIEYLEVVKDGKVEHEVRLDEWAAAGGKLPDIEFQKSGWLAIRAVTSNPDAYRFASTGPYYVEIGYQPRISKTSSQFMLDWVVERAKQLKFATPEERESVIVEHRAARDFWTKKVETATDE; encoded by the coding sequence ATGGACCCCGCTGCTCCCTATGCTCCGTCGATCCGCCGAGCGCTCGCGCTGCCGAAAGTAGTGATCATGCCGAAATTGCCCCCCCTTTTGCTCCGCCACTTCTGTTGGGCGTTCTGCCTGCCGCTCGTCCTCTTGCTCGGCGCGGGACTGCGCGAAAGCTGCGCTCAGTCCAATACCGGTGAGCTCGAGATTCGCGCGGTCGACGCCACCACGGGAGAACCGCTCGCCGTCCGGATGCATCTGAAGGATCAAAAAGGGAAGACCGTTAAGCCCCCCAAGGTTCCGTTTTGGAACGACCATTTTGTCTTCCACGGCATCATCATTTTGAAACTGCCAGTCGGTAATTACACCTTCGAAATGGAACGTGGTCCCGAGTACAAATTTCGGAGTGGCTATTTCACCATCGATCGTGGAGCCACCGACAACAAAACGGTGGAGATGCACCGCTTCATCGACATGAAGAAAGAAGGTTGGTGGTCGGGAGATTTGAGTGTCTACCGGCCTGCTGCCGACATGGATCTGCTGATGCGCGCCGAAGATCTCCATCTGGCCGTGGTCAGCCCACCTCCCGCTGCGACAGCCTCCAAAAATGCCCCGGAAGCTGCTCCTCGGGAAATGAAAATCGAAACGTTCGGCGAAGATCGGATCGTCGCGTATACCGGTCAGGTCGATGCCCGCAGCACCGGCGCGATCCTGTCGATCGATGCCAAGGAAACAGCCGTTTTTCCCAAGGAAAATAGCGAATATCCCTCGACTCTCAGCCTTGCTCGCCAGCTAGAAGAGTCGGGCAGCACCACCCTGCTGGCCGAGTCGGCCACGTCGTGGGATCTGCCGGTGTGGGTCGCTTCGGGCACGCTCGACGGCATTCTTGTCGCCGGGCCGCATCTGATTCGCGATCCCCTCACGGCGGGCAAATGGCAACCGGCGGGCAAGCCGCTCGATACGCTCCTCTATCCTGGTCGTCAGGGGTCGGGACGCTGGGCTTCGATGGCCTACTACCATCTGCTCAACTGCGGACTCCGCATTCCACCCGCTGCCGGAAGTGGAACTGGCAAGAGCCCCAACCCACTCGGCTATTCGCGCGTGTATGTCCACTGCGGCGAGAAGTTTACCTACGAGTCGTGGTGGGAAAATTTTCGCAAAGGACGCTGCATCATCACCAACGGGCCGATGATTCAGCCGAAAGTGAATGGTCAGTTGCCCGGGCATGTCTTCACTGCCGAACAAGGGGAAACAGTCGCCCTGAAGATCTCGCTGAACCTCTCGACCCGCGAGAAAATCGAATACCTCGAAGTGGTGAAGGATGGCAAGGTGGAGCATGAAGTCCGCCTCGACGAGTGGGCCGCTGCTGGGGGAAAACTCCCCGACATCGAATTCCAGAAGAGTGGCTGGCTCGCGATTCGCGCCGTTACGAGCAATCCCGACGCCTATCGTTTTGCATCGACCGGTCCCTACTACGTCGAGATCGGCTATCAGCCGCGCATCTCGAAAACTTCGAGCCAATTCATGCTCGACTGGGTGGTGGAGCGGGCCAAGCAGCTGAAATTCGCCACCCCCGAAGAGCGCGAGTCGGTGATCGTCGAGCATCGGGCCGCCCGCGATTTCTGGACGAAAAAAGTCGAAACCGCCACCGACGAGTAA
- a CDS encoding alpha/beta fold hydrolase: protein MAESWRSLYPFQSHYFEREKLRYHYVDEGASPSAAKRPLLFVHGNPTWSFYWRELIAGLKADYRCIAVDHIGCGLSDKPQDYPYSLAKHTENLVALVEKLDLKNCTLLAHDWGGAIGLGCAAQLRERFSQLVLFNTAAFPPPYIPKRIQLCRVPILGTLGVRGLNLFARAAITMATEEPQRMTAAVKAGFLAPYNNWHNRVAIDAFVKDIPWTRAHPTYQVLEDLETKLAKITHLQQLLVWGMRDWCFRSECLDRLKRTFTQAEELRFDTAGHYVVQDRPAEILERLHTFLAQVKSV from the coding sequence ATGGCTGAATCGTGGCGCTCGCTCTATCCCTTCCAGTCGCATTACTTCGAGCGCGAGAAGCTCCGGTATCACTACGTCGACGAAGGTGCCTCGCCGTCAGCTGCCAAGCGCCCCCTGCTGTTCGTGCATGGCAATCCCACCTGGTCGTTCTACTGGCGCGAGCTGATCGCGGGACTCAAGGCCGACTATCGCTGCATCGCCGTCGATCACATCGGCTGTGGCCTGTCGGATAAGCCGCAGGACTATCCCTACTCGCTCGCCAAGCATACGGAAAATCTCGTCGCCCTCGTCGAGAAGCTCGACCTCAAAAACTGTACTCTCCTGGCGCACGACTGGGGTGGCGCGATTGGCCTGGGCTGCGCGGCACAGCTGCGCGAGCGTTTTTCTCAGCTCGTGCTGTTCAACACCGCCGCCTTTCCGCCGCCGTACATCCCCAAGCGAATTCAGCTCTGCCGCGTGCCGATTTTGGGAACGCTCGGCGTGCGGGGGCTCAATCTGTTTGCTCGCGCAGCTATTACGATGGCGACCGAAGAGCCGCAGCGGATGACAGCGGCGGTGAAAGCTGGCTTCCTGGCCCCGTATAACAACTGGCACAACCGGGTGGCGATCGATGCGTTTGTGAAAGACATTCCCTGGACCCGCGCGCATCCCACCTACCAGGTGCTCGAGGATCTCGAAACCAAACTGGCGAAAATCACCCACCTTCAGCAGCTGCTGGTGTGGGGGATGCGCGACTGGTGTTTTCGGAGTGAATGTCTCGATCGCTTGAAGCGGACCTTCACGCAGGCCGAAGAGCTGCGCTTCGACACCGCCGGTCACTACGTGGTGCAAGATCGACCGGCTGAAATTCTCGAGCGACTCCACACGTTCCTGGCGCAAGTGAAAAGCGTCTAA
- a CDS encoding triphosphoribosyl-dephospho-CoA synthase — MSSSTLSIGQCAALAALLECLAPKPGNVHRSADFEDTTIHDFAVSAVAIVPAMEVAAHVGVGRAVLEAIRATRSIVATNTNLGIVLLLAPLAAVPRKTSIFEGLATILSTLTEEDSRLVYEAIRLAKPGGLGTSREHDVAGDSPPRLLDAMQLAAERDQIAREYVTQYHLVLQVALPRLLELRATGASLTDSVIRLQVELLAREPDSLIARKCGLEMATQVSAYASQVLACGNIGDDSYYEAIAEFDFFLRSDGHKRNPGTTADLIAAAIFVGLRENLLQPPLD, encoded by the coding sequence ATGAGCTCTAGCACGTTATCGATCGGACAATGCGCTGCCCTGGCAGCGCTGCTCGAGTGCCTCGCCCCGAAGCCGGGCAATGTGCACCGGAGCGCCGATTTCGAAGATACAACGATTCACGATTTCGCCGTGAGCGCGGTGGCGATCGTACCGGCGATGGAGGTTGCCGCGCATGTGGGTGTCGGTCGCGCCGTGCTGGAAGCAATTCGCGCCACGCGCTCAATCGTTGCCACGAACACCAATTTGGGAATCGTGCTGCTGCTGGCGCCGCTGGCGGCTGTACCTCGCAAAACCTCGATTTTCGAGGGCCTTGCGACCATTTTAAGCACCCTCACCGAGGAAGATTCGCGGCTGGTGTACGAAGCGATTCGCCTGGCCAAGCCCGGAGGACTCGGCACCTCGCGCGAGCACGATGTCGCAGGCGATTCGCCACCGCGACTCCTCGACGCCATGCAACTTGCCGCCGAGCGCGATCAGATTGCGCGCGAGTATGTCACCCAGTATCACTTGGTGCTGCAGGTCGCTTTGCCACGGCTCTTAGAACTGCGAGCCACCGGCGCTTCGCTCACCGACAGTGTGATTCGATTGCAGGTGGAACTGCTGGCGCGCGAACCCGACAGCCTGATCGCGCGGAAGTGTGGCCTCGAGATGGCGACGCAAGTTTCGGCCTACGCCAGCCAGGTGCTCGCCTGCGGCAATATCGGCGACGATAGCTACTACGAAGCGATTGCCGAGTTCGATTTTTTCCTGCGCAGCGATGGACACAAACGGAATCCCGGCACGACAGCCGATCTAATTGCAGCAGCGATCTTTGTCGGCCTGCGCGAGAACTTGCTTCAGCCTCCGCTCGACTAA
- a CDS encoding 6-pyruvoyl tetrahydropterin synthase family protein — protein MTEPIKIEPAANLTERYRIRLEKEAHVFAAAHFITFAGNICEPLHGHNYGVAVEIEAPLDENQYVIDFIAVRDELTAITQTLDHRMLLPTSHPLIQVTADEREVTARFGDKRWVFPRTDCVLLPLTNTTSELLARYIGLALRERLAARLPAQVVGSITRFSVEVDENHGQRGIWSLAADAVH, from the coding sequence ATGACCGAGCCGATCAAGATCGAGCCTGCCGCCAATCTGACGGAGCGTTATCGGATTCGGCTCGAAAAAGAAGCGCATGTGTTTGCGGCGGCCCATTTCATTACGTTCGCCGGCAACATCTGCGAACCGCTGCATGGGCACAACTACGGCGTGGCTGTCGAAATCGAAGCGCCACTCGATGAAAACCAGTACGTGATCGATTTCATTGCCGTGCGCGATGAGCTGACGGCGATCACGCAGACGCTCGACCACCGAATGCTCCTTCCGACCTCGCATCCGCTGATCCAAGTCACTGCCGACGAGCGGGAAGTGACCGCCCGTTTTGGCGACAAACGGTGGGTCTTTCCGCGGACCGATTGCGTTCTCTTGCCGCTGACCAATACCACGTCGGAACTCCTGGCGCGCTACATCGGCCTCGCACTGCGCGAGCGTCTTGCCGCGCGCTTACCAGCACAGGTCGTCGGGTCGATTACTCGATTTTCGGTCGAAGTGGACGAGAATCATGGCCAGCGCGGCATCTGGTCCCTCGCGGCTGATGCGGTTCACTAA
- the amt gene encoding ammonium transporter, with amino-acid sequence MQFATAQDAMNTVWMLICAALVFFLQAGFCCMECGLSRSKNSINAAIKNVADFCLAGALFWLTGYAFMFGKSFYGLFGITEFFFEETYDSNWLTVFFIYQVMFCGTCSTIASGAVSERMRFKAYACMSVLVGGIIYPVFGHWVWTRPNMPAQGWLANLGFIDFAGSTVVHSLAGWVALAAVIHVGPRMGKFLPDGRITRFHGHSLPIAAIGLFILWFGWFGFTGGRAMELAGNVPKIWINTLLAGIFGGAGNLLWQIVTRKRIDICSFMNGIIAGLVAICATCNVAWDFGAVFIGISAGLIMELASDILERYFKLDDVVNAISVHGVAGAWGTLLVAFITPPEFMPQGWSRLDLLLVQMLGISVCFCWSFGITWVALSILKRYMPLRVTIEEEEAGLNVAEHDARTDLHDLLVTMEQNMRGDHTRRAAVDECTEAGMIAKQYNRVLEAREQSEAELRRYATMLEDTNSYVENQAVEMQFQAKALEAARSEAERANHTKSQFVANMSHEIRTPMTAILGYVDMLLDDADAHPVSEKWKQPLATIKSNGQHLLEIINDILDISKIEAGKLTIEIIECSVPQLVGDVTNLLRHRAEGKGLALAVKFNSPIPETIHSDPTRIRQVLLNLVGNSIKFTNHGEVRVELEMFYDDPENPQLQLSVVDSGIGMDDEQIARLFQPFVQADSSTTRRFGGTGLGLTITKRLAEMLGGSITVKSQIGHGSSFIVRIASGKLDGVKMIEKPDHFVEQAPKKPKKIDVRLDCRILLAEDGPDNQRLISLILRKAGAEVVVAENGQVAVEAALRAASHGFRRSDDPQGPFDVILMDMQMPVLDGCGATKKLREAGYPGPIVALTANAMKEDHDRCMAAGCNDFATKPIDRSVLLATIDRWAQWRRDNVPPSMPIDPPVTVAVTLPTDESTSFGPETIAHS; translated from the coding sequence ATGCAGTTTGCCACAGCACAAGATGCCATGAACACCGTTTGGATGCTCATCTGCGCTGCGCTCGTCTTCTTCCTGCAAGCAGGTTTCTGTTGCATGGAATGCGGATTGTCGCGCTCGAAGAACAGTATTAACGCCGCCATCAAAAACGTCGCCGACTTCTGCCTCGCTGGGGCCCTGTTTTGGCTGACCGGCTATGCGTTCATGTTTGGCAAAAGCTTTTACGGACTCTTCGGCATCACTGAATTCTTTTTCGAAGAGACCTACGACAGCAACTGGCTCACCGTCTTCTTTATCTACCAGGTGATGTTCTGCGGCACCTGCAGCACCATCGCTTCGGGAGCTGTCTCGGAGCGGATGCGGTTTAAGGCCTACGCCTGCATGTCGGTGCTCGTCGGCGGCATCATCTATCCGGTGTTTGGTCACTGGGTTTGGACCCGCCCGAACATGCCCGCGCAAGGTTGGCTCGCCAATCTGGGATTCATCGACTTCGCAGGCTCCACCGTGGTGCACAGCCTCGCTGGCTGGGTCGCACTAGCGGCTGTGATCCACGTCGGTCCCCGCATGGGAAAATTTCTCCCCGATGGACGCATCACGCGCTTTCACGGCCACAGCTTGCCGATCGCGGCGATTGGTCTCTTTATCCTTTGGTTCGGCTGGTTCGGGTTCACAGGCGGCCGCGCGATGGAACTCGCCGGCAACGTCCCGAAGATCTGGATTAACACGTTGCTCGCGGGCATTTTCGGCGGAGCAGGAAATCTCCTCTGGCAAATCGTCACGCGTAAGCGAATCGATATCTGCAGCTTCATGAACGGCATCATCGCCGGACTGGTCGCCATCTGTGCCACCTGCAATGTGGCGTGGGACTTTGGCGCCGTCTTCATCGGCATCAGCGCCGGTCTGATCATGGAACTCGCTTCCGATATTCTCGAGCGTTATTTCAAACTCGACGACGTCGTCAACGCCATTTCCGTGCACGGTGTCGCCGGTGCTTGGGGAACGCTCCTCGTCGCCTTCATCACTCCTCCAGAATTCATGCCCCAAGGGTGGTCGCGACTCGACCTGCTTTTGGTGCAGATGCTGGGAATTAGCGTCTGTTTCTGCTGGTCGTTTGGCATCACGTGGGTCGCCCTGTCGATCCTGAAACGCTACATGCCGCTGCGTGTAACGATCGAGGAAGAAGAAGCGGGGCTGAACGTCGCCGAGCACGATGCCCGCACCGATCTGCACGATCTGCTGGTGACGATGGAGCAGAACATGCGAGGGGATCACACTCGCCGCGCGGCGGTCGACGAGTGCACCGAAGCGGGGATGATTGCCAAGCAATACAACCGGGTGCTGGAAGCGCGCGAGCAATCCGAGGCCGAGCTGCGACGCTATGCCACGATGCTCGAAGACACCAACTCCTATGTCGAGAACCAAGCGGTCGAGATGCAGTTTCAAGCCAAAGCGCTCGAAGCTGCCCGGAGCGAAGCTGAACGCGCCAACCATACGAAGAGCCAGTTCGTGGCCAACATGAGCCACGAAATTCGGACCCCGATGACCGCCATTCTGGGCTACGTCGATATGCTGCTCGACGATGCCGACGCGCATCCCGTTTCCGAGAAGTGGAAACAGCCGCTCGCCACCATTAAAAGCAATGGCCAGCACCTGCTCGAAATCATTAACGACATTCTCGACATCAGCAAAATCGAAGCGGGCAAGCTGACGATCGAAATCATCGAATGCTCGGTTCCTCAGCTCGTGGGCGATGTCACCAATCTGCTGCGGCATCGAGCCGAAGGGAAAGGACTCGCGCTGGCGGTGAAATTCAATTCACCGATCCCCGAAACGATTCATTCCGATCCGACCCGCATTCGCCAGGTGCTGCTGAATCTCGTCGGCAACTCGATCAAGTTCACCAATCATGGCGAGGTCCGCGTGGAACTCGAAATGTTCTACGACGACCCTGAAAATCCACAGCTGCAGCTGAGTGTGGTCGACAGCGGCATTGGGATGGACGACGAGCAGATCGCACGTTTATTCCAGCCTTTTGTGCAGGCCGACAGCAGCACGACGCGCCGCTTTGGTGGCACTGGTCTGGGGCTGACGATCACCAAACGACTCGCAGAAATGCTCGGTGGCTCGATCACCGTGAAGAGCCAAATTGGGCATGGCAGCTCGTTCATCGTGCGGATTGCCAGTGGCAAACTCGACGGCGTGAAGATGATCGAAAAGCCCGATCACTTTGTCGAACAAGCTCCGAAGAAACCGAAGAAAATCGACGTCCGGCTCGATTGCCGCATCTTGCTCGCCGAAGATGGCCCCGACAATCAGCGGCTGATTTCGCTGATCCTCCGCAAAGCTGGCGCTGAAGTGGTGGTGGCCGAAAATGGTCAGGTGGCTGTCGAAGCAGCGCTGCGAGCCGCCAGTCACGGCTTCCGTCGTAGCGACGATCCTCAAGGGCCGTTCGACGTGATCCTGATGGACATGCAAATGCCGGTGCTCGACGGCTGCGGCGCGACGAAAAAGCTACGCGAAGCTGGCTATCCCGGTCCGATTGTGGCCCTCACCGCCAATGCGATGAAAGAAGACCACGACCGCTGCATGGCCGCTGGTTGCAACGATTTTGCCACGAAACCGATCGACCGGAGTGTGCTGTTGGCGACGATCGATCGCTGGGCGCAGTGGCGCCGCGATAACGTCCCACCTTCGATGCCGATCGATCCACCGGTAACAGTCGCTGTCACCTTGCCCACGGACGAATCTACCTCTTTCGGACCTGAAACGATTGCACATTCGTAA
- a CDS encoding chemotaxis protein CheX — protein sequence MRADYINPFIQSLCTTFETMLSCEITRGQLYLREPNTALHDISGVIGLSGNAQGTVVLSLDKKVALAAASVLLMCEAEEINADVVDAVGELTNMVAGGAKAKLEEYQLSISLPSVVTGTGHEIRFPSNVTPICVPFNSPWGPLKIEVGLAAVQQLAGAH from the coding sequence ATGCGTGCCGACTACATCAATCCGTTCATCCAATCGCTCTGCACCACGTTCGAAACGATGCTTTCGTGCGAGATCACGCGGGGACAACTCTACCTGCGCGAGCCCAACACAGCGCTGCACGATATCAGCGGCGTGATTGGACTCTCGGGGAACGCTCAAGGGACGGTCGTCCTCAGCCTCGATAAGAAGGTGGCACTCGCCGCCGCTTCGGTGCTGCTGATGTGCGAGGCGGAAGAGATCAACGCCGATGTGGTCGATGCCGTCGGCGAACTCACCAACATGGTGGCGGGTGGAGCCAAGGCGAAGCTCGAGGAATATCAGCTCTCGATCAGCTTGCCGAGCGTGGTGACCGGAACGGGTCACGAGATTCGTTTCCCCTCGAACGTCACGCCGATTTGCGTCCCCTTCAATTCTCCCTGGGGTCCGCTGAAGATCGAAGTCGGTCTGGCCGCTGTGCAGCAACTGGCCGGTGCCCACTAG
- the fliG gene encoding flagellar motor switch protein FliG, whose protein sequence is MSSEIRKAAILLMSLPEDEAANLLSRLTPKQVEVVSIEIAKIGRLPASEQDSVIQEFADANPNSFGIQGGGLDLAKSLVEKALGSKAGSTLDNVRSSIEAMPFGFLKKVDPQNLLTFVIDEHPQTIALILSHLPPAFGAEIMKGLPADRQLAVIRRIAHMGQTNPEVIEEVERGLESRMANLMNQSYQKAGGVPSVAEILNVTDRATERALLESLSQEDPQLVEDIRRLMFVFEDICKLTDKDIQAVLKNVETAQWAMALKGASPELKQKILGNMSQRAAVMLAEEIDFLGSVRASDVEQVQQQIVDVVRRLEDAGEITVHAAEENERMIT, encoded by the coding sequence GTGTCGTCTGAGATTCGAAAAGCCGCCATCCTGCTGATGAGTCTGCCCGAAGACGAGGCAGCCAATTTGCTTTCGCGCTTAACGCCGAAGCAAGTGGAAGTGGTTTCGATCGAGATTGCAAAAATCGGCCGATTGCCAGCTTCCGAACAAGACTCTGTGATTCAAGAGTTTGCCGACGCCAACCCCAACTCGTTCGGCATTCAAGGGGGTGGCCTCGATCTGGCCAAGTCGCTCGTCGAGAAAGCGCTCGGCAGCAAAGCGGGCTCGACGCTCGACAACGTCCGCAGCTCGATCGAAGCGATGCCGTTTGGCTTTCTCAAGAAAGTCGATCCGCAAAACTTGCTCACGTTCGTGATCGACGAACATCCCCAAACCATTGCCCTGATTCTCTCGCACCTCCCCCCTGCTTTCGGCGCGGAGATCATGAAAGGTCTGCCCGCCGATCGACAACTGGCGGTGATTCGCAGGATCGCTCACATGGGTCAAACCAATCCCGAGGTGATCGAAGAGGTGGAGCGCGGACTCGAGAGCCGCATGGCGAACTTGATGAACCAGTCGTATCAAAAAGCGGGTGGTGTGCCGAGTGTCGCCGAGATCCTGAACGTGACCGATCGGGCGACCGAGCGGGCGCTGCTCGAAAGTTTGTCGCAGGAAGATCCGCAGCTCGTCGAGGATATTCGGCGGCTGATGTTCGTGTTCGAAGATATCTGCAAACTGACCGACAAAGATATTCAGGCGGTCCTCAAAAACGTCGAAACGGCGCAGTGGGCCATGGCGCTCAAGGGGGCCAGCCCCGAACTGAAGCAAAAGATTCTGGGGAATATGTCGCAGCGTGCGGCGGTGATGCTGGCCGAAGAAATCGACTTCCTTGGGAGTGTCCGCGCGAGCGATGTCGAGCAGGTTCAGCAGCAGATTGTCGACGTGGTTCGCCGCCTCGAAGATGCAGGTGAAATCACGGTTCATGCCGCCGAAGAGAACGAGCGGATGATCACGTAG
- the mutS gene encoding DNA mismatch repair protein MutS codes for MAVTPMMQQYLDAKQACGDALLLFRMGDFYELFHDDARTASRVLGLTLTTRDKGENPVPMAGFPYHQLEGYLAKLIGGGLRAAVCEQVEDPRQAKGLVKREVTRVVTPGTLTDDALLDPRESNYLAAMVLPDTLQPHTPVGLAWADLSTGRFQAAVFPFARLGDELARLQPSECLLGDDQPPPTCPFPPRMMITRRPEWTFARDTSQAVLQKQLQVASLEGFGFDESDMLAIRAAGGILEYLRETQKTSLDHIDRLLPYRSGESLEIDEATRRSLEITRTFRSGAREGSLLSVIDQTITPPGSRLLADWVGAPLTNLAAIGARQDAVELLRNSATVRRQIREELAGVYDLERLIARVTTLRASPRDLAFVGRTLARLPQLKALVAHLRAPLLDDLQTRLDESPALRDLLAAALEDDCPLLARDGNFIRQGFHGELDRLREMAHGGKAWIARYQADQIEKTGIPNLKVAFNKVFGYYIEITNAQKEKTPPEYIRKQTVASAERYITPELKEYEEKVLTADERSKELEYQLFVELRDKTHQFARALRMTAAAIAELDVLAALAQLADRPDYCRPVMTEDQVVEIVEGRHPVLDAILPRGTFVPNDTTLGTDGGLVMLITGPNMAGKSTYIRQVAVLSLLAHVGSFLPASRATIGICDRIFARVGASDELSRGQSTFMVEMTETARILNSATARSLVILDEIGRGTSTYDGISLAWAIVEHLHDQIGCRTLFATHYHELTDLAGSLAGVRNLSVAVREWQDQVVLLHKIVPGAADKSYGIHCARLAGVPRSVNERAKQILAKLEGENLDTEGRPKLIARTKKSRKGDLQLTLFAPEEHPLLEQLRQLDLAGLTPLQAMQWLANWQQEIGPKK; via the coding sequence ATGGCCGTTACCCCCATGATGCAGCAGTATCTCGATGCGAAGCAAGCGTGCGGCGATGCGCTCCTCTTGTTTCGCATGGGAGATTTCTACGAACTGTTCCACGACGATGCCCGCACTGCTTCGCGCGTGCTGGGGCTCACCCTGACGACGCGCGACAAAGGGGAAAATCCGGTCCCGATGGCCGGCTTTCCCTACCATCAGCTCGAAGGCTATCTGGCCAAGCTGATCGGCGGCGGCCTGCGTGCAGCGGTGTGCGAGCAAGTGGAAGATCCACGCCAAGCCAAGGGGCTGGTGAAGCGCGAAGTGACACGTGTGGTCACTCCCGGCACACTGACCGACGACGCCCTGCTCGACCCGCGCGAAAGCAACTACCTGGCGGCGATGGTGCTCCCCGATACGCTTCAGCCGCACACGCCGGTGGGACTCGCTTGGGCTGATCTGTCGACCGGAAGGTTTCAAGCAGCGGTGTTTCCCTTCGCGCGGCTCGGCGATGAACTCGCGCGGCTGCAGCCTTCGGAATGCCTGCTGGGAGATGATCAGCCTCCCCCAACTTGCCCGTTCCCGCCACGGATGATGATCACCCGTCGGCCCGAGTGGACCTTCGCCCGCGATACGTCGCAAGCGGTACTCCAAAAACAGCTGCAGGTCGCCTCGCTCGAAGGGTTTGGCTTCGACGAGAGTGACATGCTGGCCATTCGCGCTGCGGGGGGAATTCTCGAGTACCTGCGCGAGACCCAAAAAACTTCGCTCGATCACATCGATCGTTTGCTGCCGTATCGCTCGGGGGAATCGCTCGAAATCGATGAAGCGACCCGGCGCAGCCTCGAGATCACGCGGACCTTTCGGAGCGGCGCTCGCGAAGGCTCGCTGCTGTCGGTCATCGATCAAACGATCACTCCTCCCGGCAGCCGATTGCTGGCCGACTGGGTCGGCGCGCCACTGACCAACCTGGCCGCCATCGGCGCGCGGCAAGATGCGGTGGAACTCCTCCGCAACAGCGCCACCGTTCGGCGCCAAATTCGTGAGGAACTGGCGGGCGTTTACGATCTCGAGCGGCTGATTGCGCGGGTGACCACGCTGCGCGCAAGTCCTCGCGATTTGGCGTTTGTCGGACGAACACTCGCGCGACTGCCGCAGCTCAAAGCGCTCGTTGCCCATCTGCGTGCGCCGCTGCTCGACGATCTGCAAACGCGGCTCGACGAATCTCCTGCGCTCCGCGATTTGCTGGCCGCTGCGCTCGAGGACGATTGCCCGCTTTTGGCCCGCGATGGGAACTTCATTCGCCAAGGTTTTCACGGCGAGCTCGATCGCCTGCGCGAGATGGCCCATGGTGGCAAAGCGTGGATCGCGCGCTATCAGGCCGATCAGATCGAAAAGACGGGAATTCCCAATCTGAAGGTCGCCTTCAACAAAGTCTTTGGCTACTACATCGAGATCACCAACGCGCAAAAAGAGAAGACGCCGCCCGAGTATATTCGCAAGCAAACGGTCGCTTCCGCCGAGCGCTACATTACCCCCGAGCTGAAAGAGTACGAAGAAAAAGTCCTCACCGCCGACGAGCGTTCGAAAGAGCTCGAGTATCAGCTGTTTGTAGAGCTGCGCGACAAGACGCATCAATTTGCCCGCGCTTTGCGGATGACAGCGGCGGCGATTGCCGAGCTCGATGTCCTCGCGGCGCTCGCGCAGCTGGCCGATCGTCCCGACTATTGCCGCCCGGTGATGACCGAGGATCAAGTGGTCGAGATCGTTGAAGGTCGGCACCCGGTGCTCGATGCCATTTTGCCGCGCGGCACGTTTGTGCCGAACGATACCACGCTCGGCACCGACGGAGGACTGGTGATGCTGATCACCGGTCCGAACATGGCGGGCAAGAGCACCTACATTCGGCAGGTCGCCGTGCTGTCGCTTCTGGCGCACGTGGGGAGTTTTTTACCAGCGTCGCGCGCTACGATTGGAATTTGCGACCGGATTTTCGCCCGCGTTGGCGCAAGCGATGAGCTGTCGCGCGGTCAAAGCACCTTCATGGTCGAGATGACCGAAACCGCGCGGATTTTGAATTCCGCCACAGCGCGCAGCCTCGTGATCCTCGACGAAATTGGGCGTGGCACAAGCACCTACGATGGCATTTCGCTCGCCTGGGCGATCGTCGAACATCTGCACGATCAGATCGGCTGTCGCACGCTGTTTGCCACGCACTACCACGAACTCACCGACCTGGCTGGCTCGCTCGCTGGCGTCCGCAACCTGAGCGTCGCGGTGCGCGAGTGGCAAGATCAAGTGGTGCTGCTTCACAAGATTGTGCCCGGCGCAGCCGACAAAAGTTATGGCATTCACTGCGCTCGATTGGCCGGTGTTCCGCGGAGCGTGAACGAACGGGCCAAACAGATTCTCGCGAAACTCGAGGGAGAAAATCTCGACACCGAGGGACGGCCGAAGCTGATTGCGCGGACCAAAAAATCGCGCAAGGGAGACCTGCAGCTGACACTGTTTGCCCCGGAAGAGCATCCACTCCTCGAGCAGCTGCGGCAACTCGATTTGGCGGGGCTCACGCCGCTGCAGGCTATGCAGTGGCTTGCCAACTGGCAGCAAGAGATCGGCCCAAAAAAGTAG